From Erigeron canadensis isolate Cc75 chromosome 8, C_canadensis_v1, whole genome shotgun sequence, one genomic window encodes:
- the LOC122578339 gene encoding CTL-like protein DDB_G0288717 gives MDDSTTTTFTGKFSDDFHHHHYHSPPPSESDPSSSSHYPSNITYNHHSSRPIKDLPFLLLFLLFVISTFAFGIFASFNKNPNSPSSISSSFVYDIRTDSCIKTQLKASNFNFLQSDHAYIFKNLILILVVTLILSIPISLLFLFSLKHFTKQLVYISLPFFIIVPIFLDIYWFVLCTISHTCSEKFPIGYRVLVLVFILLVICLILWIFVVNWSRIELTVKIIKVSSDALSNNLGLFGVLPGLTLGLLAYFVPIVVFLVFARLNGEVVAREKHGKIVCVWEQDSWVPAYYALAILTMLWSATAMVEAQTYVISGTIAQWYFSKEDSKVTRSIRSSLRNAFGPSFGTICFSGLLVGVVRIVRAAVDSAASEDASGMINLILRCCVNALLSAFEFLNKFTINFAAITGEAYCASARLTYELLRRNLLSAVVVETVSTRLLAAIIFVLSAIYAIVVCVILQAASNLGVDSYFVAAMAFALLIVILGFLVNVLDNVIDTVYICYAIDRDKGEVCKADVHEIYVHLPIKRNHNPSYLNARTPLLV, from the exons ATGGAcgactccaccaccaccaccttcaccGGCAAATTTTCCGACGactttcaccaccaccactaccactcCCCACCACCATCAGAATCCGACCCATCTTCATCATCACACTACCCATCAAACATCACCTACAATCACCACTCATCTCGCCCAATTAAAGACCTCccgtttcttcttcttttccttctaTTCGTCATCTCAACTTTCGCTTTCGGAATCTTTGCATCGTTTAATAAAAACCCAAATTCCCCTTCTTCCATTTCTTCATCTTTTGTATATGATATACGTACAGATTCTTGTATTAAAACACAACTTAAAGCTTCCAACTTTAACTTTTTACAGTCTGATCACGCTTATATTTTTAAGAATTTGATACTTATACTTGTAGTTACTTTGATTCTAAGCATACCCATTTCACTGTTGTTTCTCTTTTCTCTCAAGCATTTCACCAAACAGTTGGTGTACATCTCACttcctttttttattatagTACCAATCTTTTTAGATATTTATTGGTTTGTTTTGTGTACGATTAGTCACACCTGTAGCGAAAAATTCCCCATAGGGTATAGAGTTTTAGTGCTTGTTTTTATACTTTTGGttatttgtttgattttgtGGATATTTGTTGTGAACTGGAGTAGGATTGAGTTAACTGTGAAGATCATAAAGGTGTCGTCTGATGCGTTATCGAATAATTTAGGGTTGTTCGGGGTGTTACCCGGGTTGACTTTAGGGTTGCTTGCCTATTTTGTGCCTATTGtagtgttcttggtgtttgctAGGTTGAATGGTGAGGTTGTGGCTAGGGAGAAACATGGGAAGATTGTTTGTGTTTGGGAACAAGATAGTTGGGTTCCGGCTTATTATGCATTAGCGATTTTGACAATGTTGTGGTCTGCTACTGCAATGGTGGAAGCTCAGACTTATGTTATCAGTGGAACCATTGCTCAGTGGTATTTCTCTAAAGAGGACTCGAAAGTTACACGGAGTATACGGAGTTCTTTGAG AAATGCCTTTGGTCCCTCCTTTGGAACGATATGTTTTTCGGGGCTGTTGGTTGGTGTTGTACGAATAGTGCGTGCCGCAGTTGATAGTGCAGCAAGTGAAGATGCGAGTGGGATGATCAACCTCATTCTTAGATGCTGTGTCAATGCCCTATTATCAGCATTTGAATTCCTTAACAAGTTCACTATAAACTTTGCAGCTATAACTGGTGAAGCCTACTGTGCCTCTGCTAGATTGACTTATGAACTTCTAAGGCGTAATCTTCTTTCAGCTGTCGTTGTTGAGACTGTTTCCACTCGTCTATTGGCTGCAATCATCTTTGTCCTGTCTGCAATATATGCCATTGTG GTTTGTGTGATACTACAGGCAGCGAGTAATCTAGGTGTAGATTCGTACTTTGTAGCTGCAATGGCTTTTGCGTTGCTGATTGTGATTCTTGGGTTTTTGGTGAACGTGCTGGACAATGTTATAGACACGGTATATATATGCTACGCTATTGACAGAGACAAAGGGGAGGTATGTAAAGCAGATGTTCATGAGATTTATGTCCATCTCCCGATTAAAAGAAATCACAATCCATCATATCTAAATGCCAGAACTCCACTtcttgtataa
- the LOC122579006 gene encoding peptidyl-prolyl cis-trans isomerase CYP21-1-like — MYEKQELEMGGGGGHEISNNNLPRPRFLVILLIIVSVFIFLAFSSFSQQEENSVEEVHEITHRTFLDIDIDKQRFGRIVIGLYGEVVPKTVENFRALCTGELGKGVSGKPLHYKGIPFHRIIPGFMIQGGDTVYGNGRGNESIYGGVFRDENFKIKHSHAGMVAMVNSGPDSNGAQFFITTVKTYWLDGEHVVFGKVIEGMDTVYAIEGGAGTYSGKPRKKVVIADSGEIPKSEWDVVLQSETVES, encoded by the exons ATGTATGAAAAACAAGAATTGGAGATGGGCGGCGGCGGTGGTCATGAGATCTCGAATAATAATCTACCTCGTCCAAGATTCCTTgttattttgttaataattgTTTCGGTTTTCATCTTCCTTGCCTTTTCATCATTCTCTCAACAG GAGGAAAATTCAGTAGAAGAGGTACATGAAATTACACATAGGACATTTCTGGATATTGATATCGATAAGCAAAGATTCG GAAGAATTGTTATTGGATTGTATGGTGAAGTTGTACCTAAAACTGTCG AGAATTTTCGAGCTCTGTGCACAG GCGAATTGGGAAAGGGTGTCAGTGGTAAGCCATTACACTATAAGGGAATACCTTTCCATCGTATCATACCCGGGTTTATGATTCAAGGTGGAGATACTGTATATGGCAACGGGAGAGGAAATGAATCTATTTATGGTGGAGTTTTTCGAGATGAAAATTTCAAGATCAAGCACTCACATGCAG GTATGGTGGCCATGGTCAATTCAGGACCAGATTCTAATGGTGCACAGTTTTTCATCACTACAGTTAAGACCTACTG GTTGGATGGGGAACATGTTGTTTTTGGAAAAGTGATTGAAGGCATGGATACAGTGTATGCAATTGAAGGGGGAGCTGGTACTTACAGTGGAAAACCCAGAAAAAAGGTTGTGATTGCAGATTCAGGTGAAATTCCTAAGAGTGAGTGGGATGTTGTATTACAAAGTGAAACGGTTGAATCATGA